Proteins from a genomic interval of Mustela lutreola isolate mMusLut2 chromosome 4, mMusLut2.pri, whole genome shotgun sequence:
- the ASIC3 gene encoding acid-sensing ion channel 3, which produces MKPHPGPEEARRPASDIRVFASSCTLHGLGHIFGPGGLTPRRGLWATAVLLSLAAFLYQVAERVRYYGEFHHETALDERESHRLTFPAVTLCNINPLRRSRLTPNDLHWAGPALLGVEPADHAAFLRALGQPPAPPGFMPSSTFDMARLYARAGHSLEDMLLDCRYRGWPCGPENFTVIFTRMGQCYTFNSGADGAELLTTPKGGMGNGLEIMLDVQQDEYLPVWRDMEETPFEVGIRVQIHSQEEPPTIDQLGFGAAPGYQTFVSCQQQQLSFLPPPWGDCSSASLDPDFELEPSDPLGSPSPSAGPQSPYSLMGCRLACETRYVARKCGCRMMHMPGGAPVCSPQQYKDCANPVLDAMLRKDACTCPNPCASTRYAKELSMVRIPSRASASFLARKHNRSEAYIAENVLVLDIFFEALNYETVEQKKAYEVSELLGDIGGQMGLFIGASLLTILEILDYLCEVFRDRVLGYFWNRKHSQRHSSTNLLQEGLGSHRTQGPHLSLGPRPPTPPCAVTKTLSASHRTCYLVTRL; this is translated from the exons ATGAAGCCCCATCCCGGGCCAGAGGAGGCTCGGCGGCCGGCCTCGGACATCCGCGTGTTCGCCAGCAGCTGCACCCTGCATGGGCTGGGCCACATCTTTGGCCCCGGAGGCCTGACGCCTCGCCGAGGGCTGTGGGCCACTGCCGTGCTCCTGTCGCTGGCTGCCTTCCTCTACCAAGTGGCTGAGAGGGTGCGCTACTACGGGGAGTTCCACCACGAGACAGCCCTGGACGAGCGCGAAAGTCACCGGCTCACCTTCCCCGCTGTCACCCTGTGCAACATCAACCCGCTGCGCCGCTCCCGCCTCACGCCCAACGACCTGCACTGGGCCGGGCCCGcactgctgggtgtggagcccgctGACCATGCCGCCTTCCTGCGCGCCCTGGGCCAGCCCCCTGCACCACCCGGCTTCATGCCCAGTTCGACCTTCGACATGGCTCGACTGTACGCCAGGGCCGGGCATAGCCTGGAGGACATGCTGCTGGACTGCCGCTACCGAGGCTGGCCGTGCGGGCCTGAGAACTTCACCGTG ATCTTCACCCGGATGGGTCAGTGCTACACCTTTAATTCTGGCGCCGACGGGGCAGAGCTTCTCACCACTCCCAAGGGCGGCATGGGCAACGGGTTGGAGATCATGCTGGATGTGCAACAGGATGAGTATCTGCCCGTGTGGAGGGACATGG AGGAGACCCCGTTTGAGGTGGGGATCCGAGTGCAGATTCACAGCCAGGAGGAGCCGCCCACCATCGACCAGCTGGGCTTCGGGGCAGCCCCCGGCTACCAGACCTTTGTGTCCTGCCAGCAGCAGCAA CTGAGCTTCCTGCCACCACCATGGGGCGACTGCAGCTCCGCATCTCTGGACCCCGACTTTGAGCTGGAGCCTTCGGATCCCCTGGGTTCCCCCAGCCCCAGCGCAGGCCCCCAGTCTCCCTATAGTCTAATGGGGTGTCGTCTAGCCTGTGAGACGCGCTATGTGGCTCGGAAGTGCGGCTGCCGAATGATGCATATGCCTG gCGGCGCGCCAGTGTGCAGCCCCCAGCAGTACAAGGACTGCGCCAACCCGGTCCTCG ACGCCATGCTGCGGAAGGACGCGTGCACCTGCCCCAACCCGTGCGCCAGCACGCGCTACGCCAAGGAGCTCTCCATGGTGCGGATCCCGAGCCGCGCCTCCGCCAGCTTCCTGGCCCGGAAACACAACCGCAGCGAGGCCTACATCGC AGAGAACGTGCTGGTGCTGGACATCTTCTTCGAGGCCCTCAACTATGAGACAGTGGAGCAGAAGAAGGCCTACGAAGTGTCGGAACTCCTCG GTGACATTGGGGGCCAGATGGGGTTGTTCATCGGAGCCAGCCTGCTCACCATCCTTGAGATCCTGGACTACCTCTGTGAG GTGTTCCgggacagggtcctgggatacttCTGGAACCGAAAGCACTCCCAAAGGCATTCTAGCACCAATCTG cTTCAGGAAGGGCTGGGCAGCCACCGAACCCAAGGTCCCCACCTCAGCCTGGGCCCCAG gcctcccacccctccctgtgCTGTCACCAAGACTCTGTCTGCCTCCCACCGCACCTGCTACCTCGTCACACGGCTCTAG
- the CDK5 gene encoding cyclin-dependent kinase 5, translating into MQKYEKLEKIGEGTYGTVFKAKNRETHEIVALKRVRLDDDDEGVPSSALREICLLKELKHKNIVRLHDVLHSDKKLTLVFEFCDQDLKKYFDSCNGDLDPEIVKSFLFQLLKGLGFCHSRNVLHRDLKPQNLLINRNGELKLADFGLARAFGIPVRCYSAEVVTLWYRPPDVLFGAKLYSTSIDMWSAGCIFAELANAGRPLFPGNDVDDQLKRIFRLLGTPTEEQWPAMTKLPDYKPYPMYPATTSLVNVVPKLNATGRDLLQNLLKCNPVQRISAEEALQHPYFSDFCPP; encoded by the exons ATGCAGAAATACGAGAAACTCGAGAAGATTGGGGAAG GGACCTATGGAACAGTATTCAAGGCCAAAAACCGGGAGACCCATGAGATCGTGGCTCTGAAGCGGGTGAGGCTGGACGACGATGATGAG GGAGTGCCGAGTTCAGCCCTTCGGGAAATCTGCCTACTCAAAGAGCTGAAGCACAAGAACATCGTCAG GCTTCATGACGTCTTGCATAGCGACAAGAAGCTGACTTTGGTTTTTGAGTTCTGTGACCAG GACCTTAAGAAGTATTTCGACAGCTGTAATGGTGATCTGGATCCTGAAATTGTGAAG TCATTCCTCTTCCAGCTGCTGAAAGGCCTGGGATTCTGTCACAGTCGCAACGTGCTGCACAGGGACCTGAAGCCCCAGAACCTGCTCATAAACAGG AATGGGGAGCTGAAATTGGCTGATTTTGGCTTGGCTCGAGCCTTCGGGATCCCTGTCCGCTGTTACTCAGCTGAG GTAGTCACGCTGTGGTACCGCCCACCGGATGTCCTCTTTGGGGCCAAGCTGTACTCCACATCCATCGACATGTGGTCAGCCGGCTGCATTTTCGCAG AGCTGGCCAATGCGGGGCGGCCGCTCTTCCCCGGCAACGACGTAGATGACCAGTTGAAGAGGATCTTCCG GCTTCTGGGGACGCCGACTGAGGAGCAGTGGCCTGCCATGACCAAGCTGCCAGACTACAAg ccctacCCGATGTACCCGGCCACAACGTCCCTGGTGAATGTCGTGCCCAAGCTCAATGCCACGGGGAGGGATCTGCTACAG AACCTCCTGAAGTGTAACCCCGTCCAGCGTATCTCGGCAGAAGAGGCCCTGCAGCACCCCTACTTCTCCGACTTCTGCCCCCCGTAG